In Actinomyces weissii, a genomic segment contains:
- the mraY gene encoding phospho-N-acetylmuramoyl-pentapeptide-transferase, with translation MRAILISAAVSLLLTFMGTPALIRFLHRKQYGQFIREDGPQGHFTKRGTPTMGGLVILVSTVIGYAAACLSELRAPRASATLLLFLVVGLGLIGFMDDFAKIAKERSLGLKPWQKIFGQALIGIIFSVGALAFANENGLTPGSTRLSFSRDTNLDLAFLGIGLGVFLFILWANFLITAWSNAVNLTDGLDGLAAGSSAMVFAAYTLIGVWQTNQACSFVPAESVATLCYQVRDPRDLAMVAAALMGACFGFLWWNASPAQIFMGDTGSLALGGAVAGLSILTRTEFLAVLIGGLFVMEVVSDVIQVGFFKMTRRRVFRMAPIHHHFELLGWAEVTVVIRFWLIAGLFVALGLGVFYAEWLLA, from the coding sequence ATGAGGGCGATTCTTATCTCGGCTGCGGTCTCGCTGCTGCTCACCTTCATGGGCACCCCGGCACTGATCCGCTTCCTGCACCGCAAGCAGTACGGCCAGTTCATCCGGGAGGACGGCCCCCAGGGCCACTTCACCAAGCGTGGCACCCCCACCATGGGTGGCCTGGTCATCCTGGTGTCCACCGTGATCGGCTACGCCGCCGCCTGCCTGTCAGAGCTGCGCGCCCCCCGCGCCTCCGCCACGCTGCTGCTGTTCCTGGTGGTGGGGCTGGGGCTGATCGGCTTCATGGACGACTTCGCCAAGATCGCCAAGGAGCGCTCGCTCGGCCTCAAGCCCTGGCAGAAGATCTTCGGCCAGGCCCTGATCGGCATCATCTTCTCAGTGGGGGCGCTGGCCTTCGCCAACGAGAACGGCCTGACGCCGGGCTCCACCCGCCTGTCCTTCAGCCGGGACACCAACCTGGACCTGGCCTTCCTGGGCATCGGGCTGGGCGTGTTCCTGTTCATCCTGTGGGCGAACTTCCTGATCACCGCCTGGTCCAACGCCGTGAACCTCACCGACGGCCTGGACGGGCTGGCCGCCGGCTCCTCCGCCATGGTCTTCGCGGCCTACACGCTGATCGGGGTGTGGCAGACCAACCAGGCCTGCAGCTTCGTGCCCGCCGAGTCGGTGGCCACGCTCTGCTACCAGGTGCGTGACCCCCGGGACCTGGCCATGGTGGCAGCCGCGCTGATGGGCGCCTGCTTCGGCTTCCTGTGGTGGAACGCCTCACCGGCCCAGATCTTCATGGGGGACACCGGCTCCCTGGCCCTGGGCGGGGCCGTGGCCGGGCTGTCGATCCTGACCCGCACCGAGTTCCTGGCGGTGCTGATCGGCGGGCTCTTCGTCATGGAGGTCGTCTCTGACGTGATTCAGGTGGGATTCTTCAAGATGACCCGCCGCCGGGTGTTCCGCATGGCCCCGATCCACCACCACTTCGAGCTCCTGGGCTGGGCGGAGGTGACCGTGGTCATCCGCTTCTGGCTGATCGCCGGACTGTTCGTGGCCCTGGGACTGGGGGTCTTCTACGCGGAGTGGCTGCTGGCATGA